In one window of Spartinivicinus marinus DNA:
- a CDS encoding BCCT family transporter, translating to MVSTQGFFRGTDPTSSTISFLTILLFVISGVLITDTIASWFGAMSSWILSYFKWYYIGLVACLLFFCFWLIASPYGQIKLGDNEEQPEYSYFAWFAMLFSAGMGIGLVFWSIAEPIYHFQGNPFISEPLTPEAAEVAMRLTYFHWGLHPWAIYVVVGLSLAFFSYRKKLPLAIRSALHPLIGDRLYGPWGHLVDVLAVFATVFGVATSMGLGISQMNAGLHHMFGVDISTTNQLILITIVTAIATLSTVTGVGKGIKWLSSINLWLTFIIMGFLLLYGPTRYLLNSFLQSTGDYLANVIPLSLWTDAESQASSWQNSWTAFYWGWWIAWAPFVGMFIARISRGRTIREFVVGVLLVPTLLGFIWLTLFGSTALSLELFHQVKNEAGEIVAAVGQAGIVDAVKTDVTSALYTTLETLDNGTVGWAATFVATLLIATYFITSADSGTLVVATILSHGNPHPATIHRVIWGIGEGAVAAVLLLAGGLKALQTASINVALPFSVVIIVMMWGLVKALKAEHQQTLMQTLPVKSA from the coding sequence ATGGTATCAACTCAGGGCTTTTTTAGAGGGACTGACCCCACCTCCTCAACAATCTCTTTCCTTACCATTCTGCTTTTTGTGATTAGTGGTGTACTGATAACAGATACCATAGCTAGTTGGTTTGGTGCAATGTCCAGCTGGATACTTAGCTACTTTAAATGGTATTACATCGGTTTAGTTGCTTGCTTACTATTTTTTTGCTTTTGGTTAATTGCTAGCCCTTATGGTCAAATTAAACTGGGTGATAATGAAGAACAGCCAGAGTATAGCTATTTTGCCTGGTTTGCTATGCTGTTCAGCGCCGGGATGGGCATTGGTTTAGTTTTCTGGTCTATTGCCGAGCCTATTTATCACTTTCAAGGTAACCCATTTATTTCAGAGCCACTGACACCGGAAGCCGCAGAAGTTGCCATGCGATTGACCTATTTCCATTGGGGATTACACCCATGGGCTATTTACGTGGTCGTTGGCTTATCATTGGCTTTCTTCAGCTACCGTAAAAAACTACCTCTTGCAATTCGATCCGCCCTTCACCCATTAATTGGTGATCGTTTGTATGGCCCATGGGGGCATTTAGTTGACGTGCTAGCTGTATTTGCTACTGTTTTTGGAGTGGCCACTTCCATGGGCTTGGGGATATCTCAAATGAATGCTGGTTTACACCACATGTTTGGGGTAGATATTTCAACCACTAACCAGCTTATTCTCATTACCATAGTCACCGCTATTGCCACTTTATCGACCGTCACAGGTGTTGGCAAAGGTATTAAATGGCTTTCAAGCATTAATCTTTGGCTTACTTTTATTATTATGGGGTTCTTATTACTGTATGGTCCCACTCGCTATTTACTAAATAGCTTTTTACAAAGTACTGGTGACTACCTGGCAAATGTTATTCCTCTCAGCTTATGGACAGATGCCGAAAGCCAAGCCAGCAGCTGGCAAAATAGCTGGACTGCTTTTTATTGGGGTTGGTGGATTGCATGGGCGCCTTTTGTTGGTATGTTCATCGCTCGTATATCTCGTGGCAGAACCATCAGAGAGTTTGTTGTTGGCGTTTTATTAGTACCAACACTACTTGGTTTTATTTGGTTAACTCTATTTGGAAGTACAGCTTTATCACTTGAGCTATTCCATCAAGTAAAAAATGAAGCGGGTGAAATAGTTGCAGCAGTGGGTCAAGCTGGTATTGTTGATGCAGTTAAAACCGATGTCACTTCAGCACTTTACACAACATTGGAAACACTAGATAACGGCACTGTAGGTTGGGCAGCTACGTTTGTTGCCACTTTATTAATTGCCACTTACTTTATCACCTCAGCCGACTCTGGCACATTAGTCGTTGCTACTATTTTATCTCATGGTAACCCCCACCCTGCTACTATCCATCGAGTTATTTGGGGAATCGGTGAAGGTGCTGTTGCTGCCGTATTATTATTAGCGGGAGGTTTAAAGGCATTGCAAACCGCTTCTATTAATGTTGCTTTACCTTTTTCAGTAGTCATCATTGTTATGATGTGGGGATTAGTAAAAGCATTAAAAGCAGAACACCAACAAACCTTGATGCAGACTTTGCCAGTCAAAAGTGCTTAA
- a CDS encoding excalibur calcium-binding domain-containing protein, whose product MTQSKTKPDYKHEFNYDNKKYCKHMISCEEAKFYLNQCNLTRLDRDKDGVPCEKLCRSN is encoded by the coding sequence ATTACCCAATCTAAAACTAAACCAGACTATAAACACGAGTTTAATTATGATAACAAAAAGTACTGTAAACACATGATTTCTTGTGAGGAAGCAAAATTTTATCTTAATCAGTGCAACCTAACGAGACTGGATAGGGACAAAGATGGAGTCCCTTGTGAGAAGCTATGTCGCTCCAATTGA
- a CDS encoding NUDIX domain-containing protein, with protein MKAIDKLAWIFIKDKKILGARSKGKDTYYIPGGEREEGEMDQAVLIREIKEELPNELKPETLEYIYPMRRIFR; from the coding sequence ATGAAAGCAATAGATAAGTTGGCATGGATCTTTATAAAAGATAAAAAAATACTGGGTGCTCGATCTAAAGGTAAAGATACATACTATATTCCTGGAGGAGAACGGGAAGAGGGTGAAATGGACCAAGCTGTACTTATTAGAGAAATTAAAGAAGAATTACCAAATGAACTTAAACCTGAAACGCTTGAATATATATACCCAATGCGTAGGATTTTTAGGTGA
- a CDS encoding GNAT family N-acetyltransferase: MVEIATLKTERVILRQWLPEDYKPFAAINADPVVMKYFPSCLSAVESDAFADKIVSLIAKRGWGLWAVELVDTKQFIGFVGLHQPEAKLPFTPCVEIGWRLAKAYWGVGYATEAAQSVLQFAFNQLNLSEVVSFTSVTNKQSQAVMQRLRMVNTGQNFEHPSVSAESPLREHVLYKITKQQWYTLHE, from the coding sequence ATGGTTGAAATAGCAACCCTGAAAACAGAGCGGGTAATACTTCGTCAATGGCTGCCGGAGGATTATAAACCTTTTGCTGCTATCAATGCTGATCCTGTAGTGATGAAGTACTTTCCCAGTTGTTTATCAGCTGTGGAAAGTGATGCGTTTGCAGATAAAATAGTCTCTTTGATTGCCAAACGAGGATGGGGGCTATGGGCAGTAGAGTTGGTGGATACTAAACAGTTTATTGGTTTTGTAGGTCTTCATCAACCTGAAGCAAAGCTGCCTTTTACCCCTTGTGTTGAAATTGGCTGGCGTCTGGCTAAGGCATATTGGGGCGTAGGTTACGCAACGGAAGCAGCACAATCAGTATTACAGTTTGCGTTTAATCAATTGAACTTGAGTGAAGTGGTTTCTTTTACATCAGTGACTAATAAACAGTCGCAAGCGGTGATGCAAAGGCTAAGGATGGTCAATACTGGGCAAAATTTTGAGCACCCTAGTGTGTCTGCAGAAAGCCCATTACGGGAGCATGTATTGTATAAAATTACTAAGCAGCAATGGTATACCCTTCACGAATGA
- a CDS encoding RidA family protein, with the protein MVGPYVHAVRHDKTLYVSGLTALGTDNQSKGIAEQTETVLSQLQTILEIEGCDSTNILKATLFLKSIDGLSTIRPMLVEFYGKHLPACSLVEVSSLIHSDLLVEIEAVEALF; encoded by the coding sequence ATTGTAGGGCCCTATGTACATGCTGTTCGTCATGATAAAACATTGTATGTATCAGGGTTAACGGCATTAGGTACTGATAATCAAAGCAAAGGTATAGCAGAGCAAACAGAAACTGTATTGAGCCAGCTTCAAACAATTCTTGAGATTGAAGGGTGTGATTCAACTAATATCCTAAAAGCCACATTATTTTTAAAATCAATCGATGGTTTGTCAACCATCCGACCTATGCTTGTTGAGTTTTACGGTAAGCATCTTCCTGCTTGCTCTCTGGTTGAGGTATCCAGCTTAATTCATTCAGATCTACTGGTTGAAATTGAAGCGGTAGAAGCATTATTTTAG
- a CDS encoding penicillin-insensitive murein endopeptidase has protein sequence MKFLLAVVLVALSFYAQAADISTCYGTTANGRLQNGVQLPSEGENFVGYSPIAQLAGWTYVHSSVKAIILNAYSQLKQTLPGKVFKYSETGFAEGGKFSPHKTHQNGLSVDFMVPVVNSQGKSVHLPTTPLNKFGYDIEFDKNSEFDNYKIDYEALAAHLVALHKAARKQGHDIWRVIFDPKLQPNLFKTKYGSYLRNNIQFSNKRSWVRHDEHYHVDFDVPCERKHR, from the coding sequence ATGAAATTTTTGTTAGCCGTCGTTTTAGTTGCTTTATCATTTTACGCTCAGGCTGCTGATATCAGCACTTGTTATGGGACCACTGCTAATGGCAGATTGCAAAACGGTGTTCAGTTGCCCAGTGAAGGTGAAAATTTTGTTGGCTATAGTCCTATTGCTCAGTTAGCAGGGTGGACCTATGTGCATTCGTCAGTAAAAGCTATTATTCTCAATGCTTATTCACAACTAAAGCAAACATTGCCTGGTAAAGTATTTAAATACTCTGAAACAGGTTTTGCTGAGGGCGGTAAGTTCTCACCCCATAAAACCCATCAAAATGGCTTATCAGTTGATTTTATGGTGCCAGTTGTCAACTCACAAGGTAAGTCAGTTCATTTACCAACTACACCATTAAATAAGTTTGGTTATGACATAGAGTTTGACAAAAATAGCGAGTTTGATAATTATAAAATCGACTATGAAGCGTTAGCTGCTCATCTTGTTGCTTTGCATAAAGCTGCAAGAAAACAAGGCCATGATATCTGGCGAGTGATATTTGATCCTAAGTTACAACCTAATTTATTCAAAACTAAATACGGTAGCTACTTACGTAATAATATCCAGTTTTCTAACAAGCGTTCCTGGGTCAGGCATGATGAGCATTATCATGTGGATTTCGATGTGCCTTGTGAGCGAAAGCATCGATAG
- a CDS encoding substrate-binding periplasmic protein: MSSLFMHFTVNCLSSLIIGILCLPVCWASLPGKILLTTHNQAPYGSYQPEGHFDGLAYQIIECVLEQLGVAFDLRVLPWKRAQREVVIGMADGFFAASQNAERDKYAVKSRDILEQQWTWYFLDSAQIKPTNKQFKSQARVSSFLGANMHRYLKQQGYQVLSVPPTSTKQLVQMLKLKRIDAALASSDVMEHVLKDNRWHGQLNAEPFKSKPLAVYFAIPFVKRYPAFLAAFNQQVANCRM; this comes from the coding sequence ATGTCGTCTTTATTTATGCATTTTACGGTTAATTGCCTATCAAGTTTAATTATCGGTATCTTATGTTTACCTGTCTGCTGGGCTTCTCTTCCAGGCAAGATACTGCTGACGACGCATAATCAAGCGCCTTATGGTAGTTATCAGCCAGAAGGGCATTTTGATGGGCTTGCGTACCAAATAATTGAGTGTGTATTGGAGCAGTTGGGGGTGGCATTTGATTTGCGTGTATTGCCGTGGAAAAGGGCGCAACGTGAAGTGGTGATAGGTATGGCCGATGGCTTCTTTGCCGCATCACAAAATGCTGAGCGTGATAAATATGCAGTAAAATCAAGAGATATTTTAGAACAGCAATGGACTTGGTATTTTTTGGATAGTGCTCAAATTAAGCCAACAAATAAACAGTTTAAATCCCAAGCTAGAGTGAGCAGTTTTTTGGGGGCCAATATGCACCGCTATTTAAAGCAGCAAGGTTACCAAGTGCTATCCGTTCCCCCAACGAGTACTAAGCAGTTGGTACAAATGTTAAAACTTAAGCGGATTGATGCTGCTCTGGCCAGTAGTGATGTAATGGAACATGTATTGAAAGATAACCGTTGGCATGGTCAGCTAAACGCTGAGCCTTTTAAGTCCAAGCCTTTAGCCGTTTATTTTGCTATTCCCTTTGTTAAGCGTTATCCTGCATTTTTAGCTGCGTTTAATCAGCAGGTAGCAAACTGTCGTATGTAA
- the asnS gene encoding asparagine--tRNA ligase, with protein MAITSIKEALAGAVSSGGEITIQGWIRTRRDSKAGISFLNVHDGSCFDPIQIVVPKELANYEETVLQITSGCAVTITGTLVQSQGKGQSFEIQATQVTVVGWVENPDSYPIQPKPHTVEFLREVAHLRPRTNLIGAVTRVRNTISQSIHQFFNENGYCWIHTPIITASDCEGAGELFRVSALDMQNLPRTEQGNIDFSQDFFGCESFLTVSGQLNVEAYCLAMSKVYTFGPTFRAENSNTSRHLAEFWMVEPEIAFADLKDVIQLAENMLKYVFNKVLSERADDMDFFAKRVEKTAISRLQHILESQFVEIDYTDAIKILQDSGKKFEHPVSWGIDLQTEHERFLSEEHVKAPVVVSNYPKDIKAFYMRMNDDNKTVAAMDVLAPGIGEIIGGSQREERLDKLDLRLDEMGIPKESLGWYRDLRRYGTVPHGGFGLGLERLVSYITGVANVRDVIPFPRTRRNAGF; from the coding sequence ATGGCCATTACCTCCATTAAAGAGGCGTTAGCAGGGGCAGTTTCTTCAGGTGGTGAAATTACGATTCAAGGATGGATCCGTACCCGTCGTGACTCAAAAGCTGGTATTTCATTTCTCAATGTACATGATGGCTCTTGCTTTGACCCCATTCAGATCGTTGTTCCTAAAGAATTAGCTAATTACGAAGAGACTGTCTTACAGATTACCAGTGGTTGTGCAGTGACTATTACTGGCACACTCGTTCAATCACAAGGTAAAGGGCAGTCATTCGAAATTCAAGCAACGCAAGTAACCGTTGTTGGCTGGGTTGAAAACCCTGATAGCTACCCTATCCAACCAAAGCCTCATACAGTTGAGTTTCTTAGAGAGGTTGCCCACTTAAGACCCCGCACTAATTTAATTGGGGCTGTCACTCGGGTAAGAAATACTATATCGCAATCCATCCACCAGTTTTTCAATGAAAATGGCTATTGCTGGATTCACACACCAATTATTACAGCCAGTGACTGTGAAGGTGCTGGAGAATTATTTCGGGTCAGTGCATTAGATATGCAAAATTTGCCTCGCACAGAACAAGGCAACATTGACTTCAGCCAGGACTTTTTTGGTTGCGAATCATTTCTAACGGTATCAGGCCAATTAAATGTTGAAGCTTATTGTTTAGCTATGAGCAAAGTGTATACGTTTGGGCCAACTTTCCGTGCTGAAAACTCCAACACCAGCCGTCATTTAGCTGAGTTCTGGATGGTAGAACCTGAAATTGCCTTTGCTGATTTAAAAGATGTCATTCAGCTTGCCGAAAATATGCTCAAGTATGTTTTTAACAAAGTACTTAGCGAGCGAGCTGATGATATGGACTTCTTTGCTAAGCGCGTTGAAAAGACAGCTATTTCTCGGCTACAGCATATTTTAGAAAGCCAGTTTGTAGAAATTGACTACACTGATGCCATTAAAATTCTCCAGGATTCAGGCAAAAAGTTCGAACATCCGGTTAGCTGGGGTATCGATTTACAAACAGAGCATGAGCGCTTCCTTAGTGAAGAGCATGTTAAGGCACCCGTAGTGGTAAGCAACTATCCCAAAGATATTAAAGCATTTTACATGCGGATGAATGATGATAATAAAACAGTTGCTGCAATGGACGTGCTAGCCCCAGGTATTGGTGAAATTATTGGTGGTTCACAACGTGAAGAACGTTTAGACAAACTAGACCTGCGTTTAGATGAAATGGGCATACCCAAAGAAAGTTTAGGCTGGTATCGAGACTTACGTCGCTATGGCACCGTACCTCATGGTGGTTTTGGCTTAGGTCTAGAACGGCTGGTTTCCTATATTACTGGGGTTGCTAATGTTCGGGATGTCATTCCATTTCCTAGAACCCGTCGCAATGCAGGCTTCTAA
- a CDS encoding CesT family type III secretion system chaperone translates to MDVVETINQWLAQISTSDAKLKLDDGGCCCLECENGAQCIIEVIPESDRGYFYSPLVKLPETKEQQADLLQEVLHLNLFQLDNTVSSMVLDKRTGYVMLARAISIEKMDFGLFQQDLADFIEESIDLQTELTSVDFSFSSFEQPYTDEPVALRV, encoded by the coding sequence ATGGATGTTGTAGAGACAATCAACCAATGGTTGGCACAAATCAGTACCAGTGATGCTAAGTTGAAATTGGATGATGGTGGGTGCTGCTGTCTTGAGTGTGAAAATGGCGCGCAATGTATCATTGAGGTAATACCTGAATCTGATCGGGGCTACTTTTATTCTCCTTTGGTTAAACTGCCAGAAACCAAAGAGCAACAGGCTGACTTACTACAAGAGGTATTACATTTAAATCTATTTCAGTTAGATAATACTGTTTCTAGTATGGTGCTTGATAAACGAACAGGTTATGTGATGTTAGCCCGTGCTATCTCAATTGAGAAAATGGATTTTGGTTTATTTCAGCAAGACCTGGCGGATTTTATTGAGGAAAGCATCGACTTACAAACGGAATTGACCTCTGTCGATTTTTCTTTTAGCTCATTTGAACAGCCGTATACTGATGAGCCGGTTGCCCTTCGGGTATAA
- the sctV gene encoding type III secretion system export apparatus subunit SctV, translating to MQASWLSVLNRLSQRNDILLAIMLVAVVFMMILPLPTGLVDVLIALNMGISVVLLMIAVYISSPLEFSAFPSVLLLTTLFRLALSITTTRLILLQADAGQIVYTFGNFVVGGNLVVGIVVFLIITIVQFLVITKGSERVAEVSARFSLDAMPGKQMSIDGDMRAGVIDVNEAKERRAMIEKESQLYGAMDGAMKFVKGDAIAGLVIIIVNILGGVTIGVMQRGLPAGEALQVYSILTVGDGLISQIPALFISITAGMIVTRVTTEKATNLGTDIGSQVGKQPKALLIGGGLLLAFALIPGFPTVTFICLAIVIGGGGWLLNGLAKTEGSAELTDKHAVPGMPSNKANESAPVAAKQLAEQETVALTVPVLIDLSSDLQTLVNLDQVKQQLATIRRSLYLDLGVPFPGIQVRVVDNLEPGSYAIYLQEIPVAKGLWQQGQILYTGPFEQLALFGLTADNPINFLPGASACWVAEEYAAEFNQADLSYLQLDQLVSYHLSLVLKKHAEEFIGIQETRYLLAEMEKGFAELVKEVQRLLPIQKISEVLQRLVSEEISIRDVRKVLEALAEWGQKEKDVVQLTEYVRSSLKRYISHKFSNGHQFLPCYMLDQYVEDTIRGGIRQTSAGCYLALDPAVTDNLLTSIKRQVGDIETAAKKPVLIVAMDIRRYVRKIIEAELYALPVLSFQELTEEINVQPLGRIVL from the coding sequence ATGCAAGCTAGTTGGTTATCGGTGTTAAACCGGCTGAGTCAGCGTAATGATATTTTGTTGGCGATAATGCTAGTAGCAGTGGTATTCATGATGATTTTACCACTGCCAACTGGACTGGTTGATGTATTGATTGCGCTTAACATGGGGATATCTGTCGTCTTATTGATGATTGCTGTTTATATTAGCAGCCCGTTGGAATTCTCAGCATTTCCTTCAGTACTGTTGTTAACCACCTTGTTTCGTTTGGCATTATCCATCACTACTACTCGGTTGATTCTATTGCAGGCTGATGCTGGGCAAATAGTTTACACCTTTGGTAACTTTGTGGTGGGAGGCAATTTAGTCGTTGGTATTGTTGTCTTTTTAATTATTACCATTGTTCAGTTTCTGGTTATCACTAAAGGCTCAGAACGGGTGGCAGAAGTCAGCGCGCGCTTTTCTCTGGATGCAATGCCCGGTAAACAAATGAGTATTGATGGAGATATGCGTGCGGGAGTGATTGATGTAAACGAAGCCAAAGAGCGTCGAGCCATGATTGAGAAAGAAAGTCAGTTATATGGTGCGATGGATGGCGCGATGAAGTTTGTGAAAGGTGATGCGATCGCTGGGCTGGTGATTATTATCGTGAATATTTTGGGAGGGGTGACCATTGGGGTTATGCAGCGAGGGCTGCCTGCAGGGGAAGCGCTGCAAGTGTATTCTATCCTAACAGTGGGTGATGGCTTAATTTCGCAAATACCGGCATTGTTTATCTCCATTACCGCAGGGATGATCGTTACCCGAGTGACTACAGAAAAGGCCACTAATTTAGGTACAGATATTGGTTCACAAGTAGGAAAACAACCAAAGGCACTATTAATTGGTGGTGGTTTATTGCTAGCTTTTGCTTTAATTCCCGGCTTTCCTACCGTTACGTTTATTTGTTTAGCCATCGTGATTGGTGGAGGAGGCTGGCTGCTTAATGGCTTGGCGAAAACTGAAGGTTCTGCTGAGTTAACAGATAAACATGCTGTGCCGGGTATGCCTTCGAATAAAGCCAATGAAAGTGCACCCGTTGCAGCTAAGCAGCTAGCTGAGCAAGAAACGGTTGCTTTAACCGTTCCAGTCTTAATTGACTTATCCAGTGATTTACAAACGTTAGTTAACCTGGACCAAGTAAAGCAGCAGCTTGCCACTATAAGACGCAGCCTTTATTTAGACTTAGGTGTGCCTTTCCCTGGTATTCAAGTGCGGGTAGTTGATAATTTGGAGCCTGGTAGCTATGCCATTTACCTGCAAGAAATTCCTGTAGCCAAAGGCCTCTGGCAGCAAGGCCAAATACTGTATACCGGCCCATTTGAGCAGCTAGCCTTATTTGGCTTGACTGCAGATAATCCAATTAACTTTTTACCAGGTGCTTCAGCTTGTTGGGTGGCAGAAGAATATGCAGCTGAGTTTAATCAAGCTGATTTAAGCTATTTACAGCTTGATCAGTTGGTGAGTTACCATTTGTCATTAGTGCTCAAAAAACATGCAGAAGAGTTTATTGGTATTCAAGAAACTCGCTATCTCCTGGCTGAAATGGAAAAGGGGTTTGCTGAGCTGGTAAAAGAAGTACAACGTTTGTTGCCTATTCAAAAAATCAGTGAAGTATTGCAGCGTTTGGTGTCTGAAGAGATTTCTATTCGAGATGTGCGTAAAGTGCTAGAAGCATTGGCCGAGTGGGGGCAAAAAGAGAAAGATGTTGTACAACTGACAGAGTATGTACGTAGTAGCTTAAAACGCTACATTAGCCATAAGTTTAGTAATGGACATCAGTTTTTACCCTGTTACATGTTGGATCAGTATGTAGAAGATACTATTCGTGGTGGCATTCGCCAGACCTCTGCAGGTTGCTATTTAGCGCTAGACCCTGCTGTCACAGATAACTTGCTGACAAGTATTAAACGGCAGGTGGGAGACATTGAAACCGCCGCAAAAAAGCCCGTTTTAATTGTGGCGATGGATATAAGGCGTTATGTGCGTAAAATTATTGAAGCAGAGCTTTATGCGTTGCCTGTACTGTCGTTTCAAGAGTTAACAGAGGAAATAAATGTACAACCTTTAGGGCGAATTGTTTTATAA
- a CDS encoding TyeA family type III secretion system gatekeeper subunit has protein sequence MYNKEQFFKDLLVLQDKSWVRANDIDNFVNALNLKDAEEVIGFLQQFKQLVREIPVEAFNDMDHRFNLLEAIQEALDIAIEKEEDELQ, from the coding sequence ATGTATAACAAAGAACAGTTTTTTAAAGACCTGTTAGTATTGCAAGATAAATCCTGGGTGAGAGCCAATGATATTGATAACTTTGTCAATGCGCTTAATTTAAAAGACGCAGAGGAAGTCATTGGTTTTTTACAGCAATTTAAACAGTTAGTGCGAGAAATTCCAGTGGAAGCATTTAACGACATGGATCATCGCTTTAACTTATTGGAGGCTATTCAGGAAGCATTAGATATAGCCATAGAAAAAGAGGAAGATGAACTGCAATGA
- a CDS encoding HrpJ domain-containing protein codes for MNHISSVTNQPLGNNIASGQPLSGSAQGNYQGQQVRLLDAKPFTASVAEEMSFAASEKRESDSLRNRKINDRFGGKSAVQQVAEDYLKLVAKTPQAEAMRRFAENLLDGFFRNPQQTMQQLKNFSSDISDQYLILKLAAQLAGEMLARDKQAKDKLKNKNQLQMAKAHFEGLAEQLLNSSENAEASIIAGININQVVSSPAGQALNSAQNLKDFYRETIFDTNNLLSAYEHILNHCSEGQLEQGIALLLRGLAADYNAQHSSIEKPKLQLIMSSMQKLKTLTTIRESALGLFSQFSRLQPQVTHQGIMAGG; via the coding sequence GTGAATCATATATCATCAGTAACTAACCAGCCTCTTGGTAACAATATCGCTTCAGGCCAACCTTTGTCAGGTAGTGCTCAAGGTAACTACCAAGGTCAACAAGTTCGATTATTAGATGCCAAACCATTTACTGCATCTGTGGCTGAAGAAATGTCATTTGCTGCCAGTGAAAAGCGTGAGTCTGATAGCTTACGTAATCGCAAAATCAATGATCGTTTTGGCGGCAAGTCTGCAGTACAGCAAGTGGCAGAAGACTATTTGAAGTTAGTGGCAAAAACGCCACAAGCTGAGGCAATGAGGCGATTTGCTGAAAATTTGTTAGATGGTTTCTTTAGAAACCCACAGCAAACGATGCAACAGCTTAAAAACTTTAGCTCTGATATTAGTGATCAATATTTGATCTTAAAGTTGGCTGCTCAGTTGGCAGGTGAAATGCTAGCAAGAGACAAGCAGGCTAAAGATAAACTGAAAAATAAAAATCAACTGCAAATGGCTAAAGCCCATTTTGAAGGGCTAGCCGAACAGCTGTTAAATAGTAGTGAAAATGCTGAAGCCTCTATTATTGCTGGGATCAATATCAACCAAGTCGTATCATCACCGGCTGGGCAGGCTCTTAATAGTGCCCAAAATTTAAAAGACTTTTATCGGGAAACTATTTTTGATACGAACAACTTGCTGAGTGCCTATGAGCATATCCTGAATCACTGCTCAGAAGGGCAGCTAGAGCAAGGTATTGCGTTATTACTGAGAGGTCTGGCAGCCGATTATAATGCCCAGCACTCTTCTATTGAAAAGCCTAAATTGCAATTGATTATGTCATCAATGCAAAAGCTGAAAACCCTAACCACTATCCGAGAGTCGGCACTAGGGTTGTTTAGTCAATTTTCCCGACTGCAACCACAGGTCACTCATCAAGGGATAATGGCAGGTGGCTAA